The following are encoded in a window of Octopus sinensis linkage group LG23, ASM634580v1, whole genome shotgun sequence genomic DNA:
- the LOC115223494 gene encoding cytoplasmic tRNA 2-thiolation protein 1: MPRKCNLCGKSAALKRPKTGCCLCKECFFYVFEEEIHQTIVSAKLFTEGETIAIGASGGKDSTVLAHVLKVLNSRYNYGLNLILLSVDEGITGYRDDSLETVKRNQQQYDLPLKIVSYEELYGWTMDAIVKTAGNKNNCTFCGVFRRQALDRGAMMLKVDKIVTGHNADDIAETVIMNVLRGDISRLSRCTAITTASEGMLPRCKPLKYTYEKEIVMYAYFKKLDYFSTECIYSPNAYRGFARAYIKDLEIIRPSSIIDIIHSGESLAIKKQIKLPVQRTCSRCHFMSSQPVCKACVLLEGLNKGVPRLGIGKTHKERRKMEEKLSALKVETAGDNGCCQTSGSCCGGSTSNMVNGQCNGTEQEKKGDGDTCINSTIDADRHSLAHSHTHLSNTINQQVSL, encoded by the exons ATGCCACGAAAGTGTAACCTTTGTGGGAAGTCAGCCGCTCTAAAACGACCGAAGACG GGCTGCTGTCTTTGCAAAGAATGCTTCTTCTATGTGTTTGAAGAGGAGATTCATCAAACAATTGTATCAGCCAAACTGTTTACTGAGGGAGAAACCATTGCAATAGGGGCTTCAGGTGGTAAAG ACTCAACAGTTCTCGCACATGTCTTGAAGGTACTCAACTCCAGATATAATTATGgtcttaatttaattttactttctgTTGATGAAGGAATCACAGGTTACCGAGATGACTCGTTAGAA ACAGTGAAGCGGAACCAACAACAGTATGATCTACCTTTGAAAATTGTTTCATATGAG GAACTTTACGGGTGGACAATGGATGCCATTGTGAAGACGGcaggaaacaaaaataatt GTACCTTTTGTGGAGTTTTTCGTCGACAAGCACTCGATCGTGGGGCCATGATGCTGAAGGTTGATAAAATTGTGACAG GTCACAATGCTGATGACATTGCAGAGACTGTTATTATGAATG TTTTACGAGGAGACATATCTCGGCTTTCTCGCTGTACAGCAATCACCACG gcttcTGAAGGAATGCTACCACGTTGTAAACCTCTGAAATACACCTATGAAAAGGAGATTGTCAT GTATGCTTACTTTAAGAAACTGGATTACTTCTCCACTGAGTGTATATACTCTCCCAATGCCTACAG ggGTTTTGCTCGTGCATATATCAAGGACCTAGAAATCATTCGACCCAGCTCAATTATTG ATATCATCCATTCTGGAGAAAGTCTTGCTATTAAGAAACAGATAAAACTTCCAGTCCAAA GAACATGCAGCCGATGTCATTTCATGTCCAGCCAACCCGTATGCAAAGCCTGTGTCCTTCTTGAAGGTCTTAACAAAGGAGTCCCAAG gctCGGAATTGGTAAAACACACAAAGAACGACGAAAG ATGGAGGAAAAATTGTCAGCTTTAAAAGTAGAAACAGCAGGAGACAATGGCTGCTGTCAGACTTCAGGTTCTTGCTGTGGAGGGTCCACATCTAATATGGTCAATGGCCAATGTAATGGAACAGAACAAGAGAAGAAAGGAGATGGTGATACATGTATTAATTCTACCATTGACGCTGACAGACACAGCCttgcacactctcatacacacctATCCAATACCATCAACCAGCAGGTGTCACTTTGA